Proteins from a genomic interval of Pseudodesulfovibrio nedwellii:
- the galU gene encoding UTP--glucose-1-phosphate uridylyltransferase GalU — MEIKKAVIPVAGWGTRSLPATKNVPKEMLPIFRKPIVQYIVEEGIDAGLTDVVFITNQNKTIIEDHFDRNFLLEQLLERAGKVEMLEEVKRVASLVNVIGVRQKEQLGLGHAVLSAREICKNEPFAVMLGDDLMFGVDTGIGELLRAAKATGKAVVGVIEVPEEKVSRYGVIKGDELEDGTYRVTNLVEKPSKEEAPSNLAIIGRYVLLPEIFDILEGQKAGVGGEIQLTDALQGLADQDKLIAVKLGGQRFDAGDWVEYLTANIYFALHDEELRDDLVKRLLELLPCGGKEA, encoded by the coding sequence ATGGAAATTAAGAAAGCCGTCATTCCCGTCGCCGGTTGGGGAACACGTTCCCTCCCGGCCACCAAGAACGTCCCCAAGGAAATGCTGCCCATCTTCCGCAAGCCCATTGTGCAATACATCGTGGAAGAAGGCATTGATGCCGGGTTGACCGATGTTGTTTTCATCACCAACCAGAATAAGACCATCATCGAAGATCATTTTGATCGCAACTTTCTGCTGGAACAGCTTTTGGAGCGGGCGGGTAAGGTCGAGATGCTTGAAGAAGTCAAGCGAGTTGCCTCGTTGGTCAATGTCATTGGCGTCCGTCAGAAAGAACAGCTTGGGTTGGGCCATGCCGTTCTTTCGGCTCGTGAAATTTGCAAGAATGAACCTTTTGCCGTCATGCTCGGTGATGACCTTATGTTTGGTGTAGACACAGGCATAGGAGAACTACTCCGTGCGGCAAAGGCCACCGGCAAGGCCGTGGTCGGCGTGATCGAAGTGCCGGAAGAGAAAGTCAGTCGATACGGTGTTATCAAGGGTGACGAATTGGAAGATGGCACATACCGTGTGACCAATTTGGTAGAAAAGCCGTCCAAGGAAGAGGCTCCGTCCAACTTGGCGATTATCGGTAGGTATGTGTTGCTGCCTGAAATATTTGATATCCTTGAAGGACAAAAAGCTGGTGTTGGTGGAGAAATTCAGTTGACCGACGCATTGCAGGGGTTGGCAGATCAAGACAAGCTTATCGCTGTAAAGTTGGGTGGTCAGCGTTTTGATGCTGGCGACTGGGTTGAGTACCTGACGGCTAATATTTATTTTGCTCTTCACGACGAAGAACTCAGGGATGATCTTGTCAAGCGGCTGTTGGAATTGTTGCCTTGTGGTGGGAAAGAAGCATGA
- the glmM gene encoding phosphoglucosamine mutase, with amino-acid sequence MKQRLFGTDGLRGQGNIFPMTPEIALRLGLAAGQYFRNGSKRHRVVIGKDTRLSGYVFETALTSGLCANGMDVFLVGPMPTPAISFLTQNMRADLGVVISASHNPFMDNGIKFFDRSGFKLPDEVEDEISELVLNPDTQWDYPAAEEVGRAHRITDASGRYIVYLKNSFSQRLTLDGVKIVLDCAHGAAYGVAPKVLEELGAEVVRIGVKPDGLNINQKCGSLYPEVISSVVIEEKADIGIALDGDADRLIVCDENGRILDGDQIMALSALELLEKGTLPKNMLVSTVMSNMALELFMKDHGGTLLRTDVGDRYVVEAMRREGAMLGGEQSGHLIYMEHSTTGDGLLAALQLLRLMREKDRPLSELAGLLEPFPQILKNVHVKRKIPFDDAPEVQKAVRKVEEALKGKGRVLLRYSGTEAVCRVMVEGPESDKVELYAGDIVEACEKYLK; translated from the coding sequence ATGAAGCAGAGGCTTTTCGGTACTGACGGCTTGCGTGGTCAGGGCAATATATTTCCTATGACACCCGAGATTGCGCTTAGGCTCGGTCTGGCTGCCGGTCAATATTTTCGTAATGGATCCAAGCGCCATCGTGTGGTTATCGGCAAAGACACTCGCCTGTCAGGGTATGTGTTTGAGACCGCGTTGACCAGTGGACTGTGCGCCAACGGCATGGATGTTTTTTTGGTCGGTCCCATGCCGACTCCTGCCATTTCTTTTTTGACTCAGAACATGCGTGCCGATCTCGGCGTGGTAATTTCCGCATCTCACAATCCGTTTATGGACAACGGCATTAAGTTCTTTGACCGCAGTGGGTTCAAGTTACCGGATGAAGTGGAAGATGAGATCAGCGAACTTGTTTTGAACCCTGATACCCAGTGGGATTACCCTGCCGCCGAGGAAGTGGGCCGTGCTCATCGCATCACTGATGCTTCAGGGCGGTATATTGTCTATCTGAAGAACAGTTTTTCACAGCGCCTTACTTTGGATGGTGTTAAGATCGTTCTTGATTGTGCGCACGGTGCTGCCTATGGCGTTGCACCCAAGGTTCTCGAAGAGTTGGGAGCCGAGGTTGTTAGAATCGGCGTTAAACCCGATGGATTGAACATCAACCAGAAGTGTGGTTCGCTGTATCCTGAAGTTATTTCCAGCGTCGTTATTGAAGAAAAAGCTGATATTGGTATCGCTTTGGATGGCGATGCTGATCGGCTTATCGTCTGTGACGAAAACGGTCGTATTCTCGACGGTGATCAGATCATGGCGTTATCCGCTTTGGAACTTCTGGAGAAGGGCACTTTGCCCAAGAATATGCTTGTGTCTACGGTCATGAGCAATATGGCGCTTGAGTTGTTCATGAAGGATCATGGTGGCACATTGCTGCGGACAGACGTTGGTGATCGGTACGTGGTTGAGGCCATGCGTCGCGAAGGAGCCATGCTTGGTGGTGAGCAATCAGGGCATCTCATTTATATGGAGCACTCCACGACGGGTGACGGGCTGTTGGCCGCATTGCAACTGCTCCGTCTCATGCGGGAAAAAGATAGACCTTTGTCGGAATTGGCAGGTCTGCTTGAACCATTTCCCCAGATCCTTAAAAATGTTCATGTGAAGCGGAAAATCCCGTTTGATGATGCTCCTGAAGTGCAGAAAGCTGTTCGTAAGGTTGAAGAGGCTCTCAAAGGTAAAGGGCGTGTTTTGCTTCGTTACTCTGGAACAGAGGCTGTCTGTCGTGTTATGGTGGAAGGACCAGAGAGTGACAAGGTTGAGTTGTACGCTGGTGACATTGTTGAAGCCTGTGAAAAATATTTGAAATAA
- a CDS encoding CdaR family protein gives MKNWQTAILALALAVFTWFLVTGREVVESWVDMPVVMTNPPEGLIIEDGLVDKIQVRLRGPKGLVGNLTTQNIPYHVDVSKLKIGVQVVDIDASNIPLPSTYEIIEVKPNRLKLTVDRRISKEIEVEAAWSGDLNPDYKLKEIIVDPKIVVVRGPETVLRKISKARAVMKEDFPEDVPESWAGDVGLELAPEIEASPGQVRVEAFFGPQIRQIWVKVPLEVQAPEGYKVSVSQKFVRLLIEGPIYLFRDNEYRKDVVVSLLFGSETTPGKFDLDYDVVLPDGCRLEKKNPETVTTILKK, from the coding sequence ATGAAGAACTGGCAAACAGCGATACTTGCTCTTGCATTGGCCGTTTTTACCTGGTTTTTGGTGACGGGTCGTGAGGTGGTGGAATCATGGGTGGACATGCCGGTTGTCATGACCAATCCGCCTGAAGGACTCATTATCGAGGACGGTCTTGTGGATAAGATTCAGGTGCGTCTGCGTGGTCCTAAAGGGCTGGTGGGCAATCTGACAACACAAAATATTCCCTATCACGTTGATGTTAGCAAATTAAAGATCGGTGTGCAGGTTGTGGACATTGATGCTTCGAATATTCCTTTGCCTAGTACGTATGAAATTATTGAGGTCAAACCGAATAGGCTGAAGCTTACGGTGGACCGTCGTATTTCCAAGGAGATCGAAGTGGAGGCCGCTTGGTCCGGTGACCTTAATCCTGATTACAAATTGAAGGAAATTATCGTCGATCCCAAGATTGTAGTCGTGCGTGGTCCTGAAACAGTGCTTCGTAAGATTTCTAAGGCTCGTGCGGTTATGAAGGAAGATTTTCCCGAAGATGTTCCAGAGTCTTGGGCAGGAGATGTCGGTTTGGAGCTTGCTCCTGAAATTGAGGCTTCTCCTGGGCAAGTTCGGGTTGAAGCATTTTTTGGTCCTCAGATACGTCAGATATGGGTTAAAGTCCCACTTGAAGTACAGGCTCCGGAGGGGTACAAGGTTTCGGTCTCACAGAAGTTTGTGCGACTGTTGATCGAAGGGCCTATCTATCTTTTCCGTGACAATGAGTACCGCAAGGATGTCGTTGTCAGTCTCTTGTTCGGGAGTGAAACGACGCCGGGCAAATTCGATTTGGATTATGACGTCGTTCTTCCTGACGGATGTCGGTTGGAAAAGAAAAATCCGGAAACCGTGACAACTATCTTGAAAAAGTAA
- the cdaA gene encoding diadenylate cyclase CdaA, with translation MFELFGIQITWRVLLDIGLVAFIYYNLIVLVRGTRAAAVLYGMVVVLVIYYFSDLFNLYTLNAMLGEFLTSIFLIVVILFKTDIRKALASVGTKRFWTKSQVRDDTLDQMVRAVMTMSESSTGAIIVIEKNMPLGDIIERGIELDAKVNTELIETIFVPDTPLHDGAVIVRRDRIVAAACILPLSSKLRGQPMYGTRHRAALGISEGSDAITVVVSEERGEVSVAMNGRLTTSLDEVRLMRVLRNALGR, from the coding sequence ATGTTTGAACTTTTCGGAATTCAGATCACTTGGAGAGTCCTGCTCGATATCGGGCTGGTCGCCTTTATATATTACAATCTCATTGTACTCGTTAGGGGTACCAGAGCTGCCGCCGTCCTTTATGGTATGGTTGTCGTGTTGGTAATCTATTATTTTTCCGATTTGTTTAATCTGTACACCCTCAACGCCATGCTCGGCGAGTTCTTGACATCCATATTCCTTATTGTGGTTATTTTGTTCAAGACGGATATTCGTAAGGCGCTTGCCAGTGTTGGTACCAAACGGTTCTGGACTAAATCGCAGGTTCGTGATGATACGTTGGACCAGATGGTTCGTGCTGTGATGACCATGTCCGAAAGCAGTACCGGTGCGATTATCGTTATTGAAAAGAATATGCCATTGGGTGACATTATCGAGCGTGGTATTGAGCTGGATGCCAAGGTAAATACCGAGCTTATCGAAACTATTTTTGTACCTGACACGCCATTACATGACGGAGCTGTTATTGTTCGCCGTGATAGGATTGTCGCGGCAGCATGCATCTTACCGCTGTCCAGCAAATTGCGAGGTCAGCCCATGTATGGAACCCGGCATCGTGCCGCGCTTGGCATCAGTGAAGGTTCTGACGCTATTACCGTGGTTGTTTCCGAAGAACGGGGAGAGGTCTCTGTGGCCATGAATGGACGTTTGACAACCAGTTTGGACGAAGTCCGTTTGATGCGTGTGCTCAGAAACGCACTGGGACGATAA
- the folP gene encoding dihydropteroate synthase, with amino-acid sequence MIDTTWTLKGGKVLGPAPFFIAGIVNVTPDSFYDGGTHEDAHSGVAHGLDLARQGAAILDVGGESTRPYADQVSEAEELNRVIPVIRGLAEADHESVISVDTYKAKVAASALEAGADIINDVSAFRFEPELLDVVAEYKPGYVLMHSLGRPEDMQDEPRYDDVVGALMAFFEERLTVLDKAGLPMNRVTLDPGIGFGKTLEHNLSILKNIERIMALGFPVFMGLSNKSMWQGLLGLAVGERQNATQVATAVLAAKGVPIHRVHEVALTQQTLTIVRELA; translated from the coding sequence ATGATTGATACAACATGGACATTGAAGGGGGGCAAGGTCTTGGGACCTGCTCCCTTTTTTATTGCCGGCATTGTGAATGTGACCCCGGATTCATTTTATGACGGTGGTACGCATGAAGACGCACACTCAGGTGTTGCTCATGGGCTGGATTTGGCTCGGCAGGGTGCGGCAATTTTGGATGTGGGCGGTGAATCCACGCGTCCTTATGCGGATCAGGTTTCGGAGGCCGAGGAATTAAATCGGGTTATACCGGTTATTCGCGGATTGGCGGAAGCGGACCATGAATCCGTGATCTCGGTTGATACCTATAAAGCTAAGGTTGCGGCTAGTGCGTTGGAGGCAGGTGCAGATATTATCAATGATGTGTCTGCCTTTCGGTTCGAGCCGGAGTTACTGGACGTTGTCGCCGAGTACAAGCCGGGGTATGTGCTCATGCATTCTCTTGGCAGACCCGAGGATATGCAGGATGAGCCTCGGTACGATGATGTCGTTGGTGCATTGATGGCGTTTTTTGAGGAACGGTTAACCGTGTTGGACAAGGCTGGGTTGCCCATGAACCGTGTGACCCTTGATCCGGGCATTGGTTTTGGTAAAACACTTGAGCATAACCTCTCAATTTTAAAAAATATTGAACGAATTATGGCGTTGGGTTTTCCTGTGTTCATGGGATTGTCCAACAAATCAATGTGGCAGGGGCTTCTTGGTTTGGCTGTAGGAGAGCGACAGAATGCGACGCAGGTAGCGACAGCAGTGCTGGCCGCAAAGGGTGTACCCATTCATCGTGTGCATGAAGTTGCGCTTACGCAGCAAACATTGACCATTGTTCGTGAATTAGCGTAG
- the ftsH gene encoding ATP-dependent zinc metalloprotease FtsH produces MNNHMKNLVIWAIIFVLMVVLFNLFNQPPVPKDTPSYSEFLTMVDSGGVAEVKIQGPKILGTKTSGEKFQTYAPDDPKMIDTLISKGVEVNAEPPEESPWYLTMLLSWFPMLLLIGVWIFFMRQMQGGGGGGRGAMSFGRSKARLINEETSKVTFEDVAGVDEAKEELVEIVDFLREPRKFTRLGGRIPKGVLLVGGPGTGKTLLARAVAGEAGVPFFSISGSDFVEMFVGVGASRVRDLFAQGKKNAPCLIFIDEIDAVGRQRGAGLGGGHDEREQTLNQLLVEMDGFESNEGVILVAATNRPDVLDPALLRPGRFDRQVVVPNPDLRGRERILKVHSRKTPLSPEVNLEVIARGTPGFSGADLENLVNEAALGAAKLGKDRVDMEDFEEAKDKVMMGGRERRSMILSDEEKRTTAYHEAGHALVAKLLPGTDPVHKVSIIPRGRALGVTMQLPGEDRHNYSKEFLLKNMAVLMGGRVAEELVLNQLTTGASNDIERATKTAHNMVCMWGMSEKFGPISFGDNQEPVFLGKELSHNKDYGEETAKLIDSEVRRFVDEAYERATELLKGGGESLEAIAQALLERETITGADIDLLMEGKELPPMESDNGGSSTSGTADGYTAEGRATGPGYKPVSEESEDKGDDFILEDDDSESGPDGDDGENKVQ; encoded by the coding sequence TTGAACAACCATATGAAAAATCTTGTTATTTGGGCTATCATCTTTGTTTTGATGGTCGTCCTCTTTAACCTCTTCAATCAGCCTCCTGTTCCCAAGGATACTCCTTCTTATAGCGAGTTCCTGACCATGGTAGACAGTGGCGGTGTGGCTGAAGTCAAAATTCAGGGTCCAAAGATTCTCGGCACGAAGACGTCTGGTGAAAAGTTCCAGACCTATGCCCCGGACGATCCCAAAATGATTGATACGCTTATTTCCAAAGGCGTTGAAGTCAATGCGGAACCGCCCGAGGAGTCTCCTTGGTATTTGACCATGCTCTTGTCCTGGTTCCCTATGCTTCTGCTTATCGGCGTTTGGATTTTCTTCATGCGTCAGATGCAAGGCGGCGGTGGCGGTGGACGCGGGGCAATGAGTTTTGGCCGATCCAAAGCACGCCTCATCAACGAGGAAACCTCCAAGGTTACCTTTGAGGACGTGGCCGGTGTGGATGAAGCCAAGGAAGAATTGGTAGAAATCGTTGACTTCCTGCGTGAACCCCGCAAATTCACCCGCCTTGGCGGTCGCATTCCCAAGGGTGTGCTTCTTGTCGGTGGGCCTGGTACAGGTAAGACTCTGTTGGCGCGAGCGGTTGCCGGTGAAGCCGGTGTCCCGTTCTTCTCCATTTCCGGTTCGGATTTCGTGGAGATGTTTGTGGGTGTTGGCGCGAGTCGTGTGCGTGATCTTTTTGCTCAAGGTAAGAAGAACGCTCCCTGTCTTATCTTTATTGATGAAATTGACGCCGTTGGCCGTCAACGTGGCGCAGGCCTCGGTGGTGGGCATGATGAACGTGAGCAGACTTTGAACCAGTTGCTTGTGGAAATGGACGGTTTTGAATCGAACGAAGGCGTTATTTTGGTCGCTGCTACCAACCGTCCCGACGTTTTGGACCCAGCTTTGCTCAGGCCTGGACGTTTTGACCGTCAGGTGGTCGTGCCAAATCCCGATCTTCGTGGTCGTGAACGTATCCTCAAGGTACACAGCCGTAAAACGCCGCTGTCTCCTGAGGTTAATCTTGAAGTTATCGCCCGAGGAACTCCCGGTTTCTCCGGTGCGGATCTTGAGAACCTCGTCAACGAGGCTGCTCTCGGTGCTGCCAAGCTTGGTAAGGATCGGGTGGACATGGAAGACTTCGAAGAGGCCAAGGATAAGGTCATGATGGGCGGGCGTGAGCGTCGTTCCATGATCCTTTCCGATGAAGAAAAGAGAACGACAGCATATCATGAAGCAGGTCATGCTTTGGTGGCAAAGTTGCTGCCCGGCACTGATCCCGTACATAAGGTTTCCATTATTCCGCGTGGTCGTGCTCTTGGTGTGACTATGCAGTTGCCCGGTGAAGATCGGCACAACTATTCCAAGGAATTCCTTCTCAAGAACATGGCAGTCCTTATGGGTGGCCGTGTGGCTGAAGAGCTTGTTCTCAACCAGCTGACCACGGGGGCGAGTAATGATATTGAACGCGCCACCAAGACCGCACACAATATGGTTTGTATGTGGGGAATGTCTGAGAAATTTGGTCCTATAAGCTTTGGTGATAATCAGGAGCCAGTCTTCCTGGGCAAGGAACTCAGCCACAACAAGGATTACGGCGAGGAAACGGCCAAGTTGATCGATTCTGAAGTTCGTCGTTTCGTGGATGAGGCTTATGAAAGAGCTACCGAACTGCTCAAGGGTGGCGGCGAGTCTCTGGAAGCCATTGCTCAAGCTTTGCTCGAAAGGGAAACCATTACCGGAGCGGATATTGATCTGCTTATGGAAGGCAAGGAATTGCCGCCCATGGAGTCTGACAATGGTGGTTCCTCTACTTCTGGTACAGCTGATGGATATACGGCCGAAGGTCGTGCCACAGGGCCCGGATACAAGCCTGTCAGTGAAGAATCCGAAGACAAGGGTGATGATTTTATCCTTGAAGACGATGATTCTGAGAGCGGTCCCGATGGAGACGACGGAGAAAATAAGGTACAATAA
- the argH gene encoding argininosuccinate lyase, whose translation MADKKMWGGRFAEGTAASMEAYSESVSFDRLLYAEDIRGSQAHARVLAKQGFLTEAEAKTLCDGLDQVKAEIESGDFEWKTEMEDVHMNIESRLTDIIGPLGGKLHTARSRNDQVALDFRLHVGARLAGWQQALSMLVEVFVTRAEEHKETMLPGCTHFQPAQPVSLAHHLLAYCQMFKRDHERVTDCLKRVRVMPLGAAALAGTTHPVNPQAVADDLGIGEIFANSMDAVSDRDFVLEAVFAGSLVMAHLSRMCEEIIIWANPNFGYVKLPDQYSTGSSIMPQKKNPDACEIMRGKTGRVVGSLMGLLVLIKGLPMTYNRDMQEDKEPFFDADKTVSASLTIMADMFKQIEFVPEKMAATVKRGFLNATELADYLAAKGVPFREAHHITGAVVAHAEQKGVGIEDLDLAELKQFSGDINDDVFGVLDYAAAIERRTSPGGTGPASVAKQIDTLKGWLKIV comes from the coding sequence ATGGCAGATAAAAAAATGTGGGGCGGGCGGTTCGCTGAAGGGACCGCCGCATCCATGGAAGCATATTCAGAGTCCGTGTCCTTTGACCGGCTTCTCTACGCTGAAGATATTCGGGGCTCCCAGGCTCACGCTCGAGTGTTGGCCAAGCAGGGATTTTTGACCGAAGCCGAGGCCAAAACCCTTTGTGACGGTTTGGATCAAGTTAAAGCCGAGATCGAATCCGGTGATTTTGAGTGGAAGACCGAGATGGAAGATGTTCACATGAACATTGAGTCTCGTTTGACCGATATCATTGGGCCGCTGGGTGGCAAGTTGCATACCGCACGGAGTCGCAATGATCAGGTCGCTCTTGATTTCCGGTTGCATGTAGGTGCTCGTCTTGCTGGCTGGCAACAGGCTTTGTCCATGCTTGTCGAGGTTTTTGTGACGCGTGCCGAAGAGCATAAAGAAACCATGCTTCCCGGTTGCACGCATTTTCAACCTGCTCAGCCCGTGAGTTTGGCGCACCATTTGCTGGCATATTGTCAGATGTTCAAGCGTGATCACGAACGGGTGACTGATTGTCTGAAGCGCGTACGAGTCATGCCGTTGGGTGCCGCTGCACTTGCAGGGACAACTCATCCCGTGAATCCTCAGGCCGTGGCGGATGATCTTGGCATAGGCGAGATATTTGCCAACTCCATGGACGCGGTTTCTGATCGCGACTTTGTGCTTGAAGCCGTGTTCGCGGGCAGCTTGGTCATGGCGCATCTTTCTCGCATGTGCGAGGAAATTATCATCTGGGCCAATCCGAATTTCGGGTATGTGAAATTACCGGATCAGTATTCTACTGGTTCGTCGATCATGCCGCAGAAAAAGAATCCTGATGCCTGTGAGATTATGCGTGGCAAGACTGGGCGCGTTGTCGGTTCCCTTATGGGACTGCTTGTGCTTATCAAGGGCTTGCCCATGACCTATAATCGGGACATGCAGGAAGACAAAGAGCCGTTTTTTGATGCGGACAAGACTGTTTCGGCATCGCTGACCATTATGGCAGATATGTTCAAGCAGATCGAATTCGTGCCGGAAAAGATGGCGGCAACGGTGAAACGTGGGTTTTTGAATGCTACAGAATTGGCTGATTATCTGGCAGCCAAAGGTGTGCCTTTCCGTGAGGCACATCATATTACTGGTGCGGTTGTCGCTCACGCTGAACAGAAAGGCGTTGGTATCGAAGATTTGGACCTTGCTGAACTCAAGCAATTTTCCGGGGACATCAATGATGATGTCTTTGGCGTACTTGATTATGCAGCGGCCATTGAACGACGGACATCCCCTGGAGGGACCGGTCCAGCTTCCGTGGCAAAACAGATTGACACCTTGAAAGGGTGGCTTAAAATTGTGTGA
- a CDS encoding argininosuccinate synthase: MKKIEKVVLAYSGGLDTSIILKWIKTNYDCEVVTMTADLGQGEEMDGIEEKALSTGAVKAYVEDMREEFVRDYVFPMFRANALYEGRYLLGTAIARPLISKRMVEIAEMEGAQAVSHGATGKGNDQVRFELATMALNPRLQTIAPWREWELKSRTDLMNFAKENSIDIPVSRKKPWSIDANLLHTSFEGGELEDPWNAPGPDCYRNITPPEMCPDEPEEISIDFEAGDPIAINNVKYSPAALLAKLNELGGKHGIGRVDMVENRFVGMKSRGVYETPGGTILAAAHRDLEGLCMDREMMHLRDSLIPKYAEMVYYGYWFSPEREALQAMIDKSQEKVTGTVRVKLYKGNCVPLGRKSPFSLYSPELATFEEDYVYDQADAEGFIKLVGLRLKGRMQQSKWGGKDTEDSCE; encoded by the coding sequence ATGAAAAAGATTGAAAAGGTTGTTTTGGCCTATTCCGGGGGACTGGACACATCCATTATCCTCAAGTGGATCAAGACCAATTATGACTGTGAAGTGGTGACCATGACCGCTGACCTCGGTCAGGGTGAGGAGATGGATGGCATTGAGGAGAAGGCTCTCTCCACGGGTGCTGTCAAGGCCTACGTCGAGGACATGCGCGAGGAATTCGTGCGTGACTATGTTTTTCCCATGTTTCGAGCAAACGCCTTGTACGAAGGTCGCTACCTGCTTGGTACCGCCATCGCCAGACCGCTGATTTCCAAGCGCATGGTTGAAATCGCCGAGATGGAAGGCGCGCAGGCCGTGTCTCACGGTGCCACTGGCAAGGGAAATGATCAGGTACGCTTTGAACTGGCCACTATGGCCCTCAATCCCCGGTTGCAGACCATTGCTCCGTGGCGTGAGTGGGAACTTAAGTCCCGTACTGATCTTATGAATTTCGCCAAAGAAAACAGCATTGATATTCCGGTAAGTCGCAAGAAGCCGTGGTCCATTGATGCCAACCTGCTGCATACCTCTTTTGAAGGTGGCGAGTTGGAAGATCCGTGGAATGCTCCCGGCCCTGATTGTTACCGTAACATCACGCCACCTGAGATGTGCCCGGATGAACCGGAAGAGATTTCCATTGATTTCGAAGCCGGTGATCCCATTGCCATCAACAATGTTAAATATTCCCCGGCAGCCTTGCTGGCCAAGCTCAATGAGTTGGGTGGTAAGCACGGCATCGGTCGTGTGGATATGGTCGAGAATCGCTTCGTGGGCATGAAGTCCCGTGGTGTGTACGAGACTCCCGGTGGTACCATTTTGGCTGCAGCCCATCGCGATCTGGAAGGATTGTGCATGGACCGCGAGATGATGCATCTTCGTGATAGCCTTATTCCCAAGTATGCCGAGATGGTGTACTATGGATACTGGTTCTCGCCTGAACGCGAGGCATTGCAGGCCATGATCGACAAGTCTCAGGAAAAGGTCACTGGCACAGTGCGGGTTAAGTTGTACAAGGGCAATTGCGTGCCGTTGGGTCGCAAATCTCCGTTCTCTTTGTACAGCCCTGAATTGGCTACATTTGAAGAAGACTATGTATATGATCAGGCCGACGCCGAGGGCTTCATCAAGCTGGTGGGCCTCAGGCTCAAGGGCCGGATGCAGCAGTCCAAATGGGGCGGCAAAGATACCGAAGACTCCTGCGAGTAA
- the argF gene encoding ornithine carbamoyltransferase — MPKHFLTILDIPRDEAKQVLLRAKEMKDNKVRTDLLAGKTLLLIFEKASTRTRVSFEVGVRQLGGDPVFIASKDSQLGRSEPLKDTARVLSRYADGLIVRTFGQEKLETLVEYGDIPVVNALTDEYHPCQIMADMLTMYERTPNLEDLKVAWVGDGNNMAHSFINGSATFGYELVIACPEGYDPDPKLLDIGVNAGAKVSVVRDPAEAVCGAQYVNTDVWASMGQEEEQKKREAAFAGFEVNAALMAGAADNAKFMHCLPVHRGEEVSEAVFESPASIVWDQAENRLHMQKAIIEWIYK; from the coding sequence ATGCCCAAACATTTTTTGACTATTCTGGACATCCCTAGGGATGAGGCCAAGCAGGTTCTGCTCAGAGCCAAAGAGATGAAGGACAACAAAGTCCGCACTGATCTTTTGGCAGGCAAGACACTGCTCCTGATTTTTGAGAAAGCATCCACCCGGACCCGCGTGTCTTTTGAGGTGGGTGTGCGTCAGCTCGGTGGCGATCCTGTATTCATAGCTTCCAAGGATTCCCAGCTGGGTCGCAGCGAACCTCTCAAGGATACCGCTCGGGTGTTATCCCGATATGCGGATGGTCTCATCGTACGAACATTCGGCCAGGAAAAGTTGGAAACCCTGGTCGAATACGGCGATATCCCGGTGGTCAATGCCCTGACAGACGAGTACCATCCTTGTCAGATCATGGCTGATATGCTGACAATGTATGAGCGTACCCCGAATCTGGAAGACCTTAAGGTTGCTTGGGTCGGTGACGGCAACAACATGGCACATTCCTTTATCAATGGATCGGCGACATTTGGCTATGAGCTGGTTATCGCCTGTCCTGAAGGGTACGACCCCGATCCGAAGCTTTTGGATATCGGTGTGAACGCTGGAGCCAAGGTGTCAGTCGTGCGTGATCCCGCCGAGGCCGTGTGTGGTGCGCAGTACGTCAATACAGACGTATGGGCATCCATGGGCCAGGAAGAAGAGCAGAAGAAACGTGAGGCCGCTTTCGCCGGTTTCGAAGTCAATGCCGCCTTGATGGCCGGAGCCGCAGACAATGCCAAGTTTATGCACTGTTTGCCTGTCCATCGTGGTGAAGAAGTTTCGGAAGCCGTGTTCGAAAGTCCGGCGTCCATTGTTTGGGATCAGGCCGAGAATAGACTGCATATGCAGAAAGCCATCATTGAATGGATTTATAAATAA